Below is a window of Danio rerio strain Tuebingen ecotype United States chromosome 11, GRCz12tu, whole genome shotgun sequence DNA.
tgtttattttattattatcatagtaaTGATTTCAATATTATTAATGAGAAAATAACGCGGAAGTTTTTTAGCGCCTGCCTCGTCACGTGATCGTCAGCATCCTTGGCAACGGTTcttattgtgttgttttgaacttcGCTCTgtcattggcatctgatctcggcGTTCTTCGTGGCAACTTATTCGCAGACTattgatattattgatcgttggatacatcgattgatcgcctgctgctCCCTTCATTCAGGTTTGACCCTTGCTATCACACTgtgttttgtgttcagtatgtcttgtgttcattaCAGGtttcagagtcgactcacctacgactcgctccagtttgagggCCTCAACATCACTGTGggagagctgaagcggcagatcatgaggcgcgagaggctgaagttctgccagctgaagatcagcaaagcCCAAACTGATGAAGGTGAGATGAGGAAAAGCCACTTAAACTATATTACACTAACATTAGATGTGTTATCAGACAGACTTGTAGAAGCTGTGATGTGTTATCATTACTCTGATGGTGACATATAGTgatgttttgagtgttttaaaatgctaatggcGCTCAAAGTATACCATGGTAAATGATTATTGCTATATTCAAACTTTATTTTggtgtcagaatacacagatgatgatgctctcatccccaaaaacacgtcggtcatcatcagacgggtcCCTGCTGCTGGACTGAAGTCCtccaacagaagatttgttgggtaagtcatGTGAAATGAGCGCAATCATCCTCTGATAGATGTTATATCAAGAGTTTGAGTCTGTctgtggtgttttagtcacacaagctcctttgttttgcagacatcaagctggaccatCAGCCAAATCCTCTCAAACAGGTGattcttcactcctctcactggagcagctgttgaaggtattgaacaaatgattaattcaccCCCCAGTGCTGCTCTGTATGGAACTGCGGTGTTTGCATTTGAGGCGTCATAATGACATGTAGTGCAGAATATCAATACGCAGTGTTTAGCAAAcaacaatacacacaaacacacacacacaaacacacgcagcttcttagggagatttgaagGTGTTTATTTAGAgcaaatcagtaaaataaaattctaatgtgcaaatgcctgtgaaacagactgagaatctggctgaggcaaaggcatcagaggaggacaagctaaaAGCGatgatgtaccagtccagtctgtgctactactccagcaggtgagcgttcagacactgacaggtttggttACGGGAGAAATGttagagctgattctcatggttctgatgttcatcaGTGAGGCCATGACACTGCTTGGGCTTCTTCCACCCAACTATGTCTGCTTTCACTGTGGGATCccaggacaccacattaggcactgcccctctAAAGGGGTAACTGGGTTTTCTAAGCTtatggttgctgtgaacttgagctcttgtctccattagtcagattgtttgctctgtcgtttgactgtcactcatgaattcacagggcagcagctctgctTCGCACAAGCGCATCAggaggagcacagggattccccgcagcttcctgttggaggtggacgacccaaaccgaaagggagtcatgatggaCGGCAGCGGcaaatacgtcattcccatcatagacgcgtgagtaaactgtacttggcattgcagcatgttctagtgtttgtgaaaatctcacattatgtctgcttgtgtgtgtttgcgctcgatctgttcagtgaggcctatgctgctgagaagaaaaagaggccgtccttctcctgccagaccaagCCGCtgtcctcctcttcctcagctgGTGCAGCATCTTCAGTCCAGGACGCCAGAGGGAAAcgttcccgctccccatcttcaccagagacgcacggcgaccagaagagaccacgtcactGAGAGACCTTCACCCAAGATacctggagccgacgtgagcacagtgtatatattgtacatagtttatgaataaaactgaataaagattATAGCAGCATAAACTGTGGACTGGTTGACCTTCACACAATacagaaacacaaaagaaaatgatcaACACATTAAGATAGAAATGATGAACTAACATGCTGCGGGAGAACcagcagggctcgacaataaggactgcccgatggcccggggccagcgtgcgagacactcgggccagtgtacaggatgttactggcccgatcgggccagtgcggcctttttgcctgccagatagagccagagctgcgtgctgcgactgtctgtcaattgtgtgcaaatacaatcttacggtgctttgaCACATAGACGTTTgattcggaatctgtctcgtttccccgttagcgcgttttttttttggcatatgtCCAGCAGTTGCGCTGGCATCCGCGGccacgccaaatcaatcagtccgagatcgcctgaatgagactgTCTCTGCCctattgagcggatcgattgtagcgagaaaacaaa
It encodes the following:
- the si:dkey-23f9.8 gene encoding E3 ubiquitin-protein ligase RBBP6 isoform X2, which produces MSCVHYRFQSRLTYDSLQFEGLNITVGELKRQIMRRERLKFCQLKISKAQTDEEYTDDDALIPKNTSVIIRRVPAAGLKSSNRRFVGHQAGPSAKSSQTGDSSLLSLEQLLKTENLAEAKASEEDKLKAMMYQSSLCYYSSRAAALLRTSASGGAQGFPAASCWRWTTQTERES
- the si:dkey-23f9.8 gene encoding E3 ubiquitin-protein ligase RBBP6 isoform X1; the protein is MSCVHYRFQSRLTYDSLQFEGLNITVGELKRQIMRRERLKFCQLKISKAQTDEEYTDDDALIPKNTSVIIRRVPAAGLKSSNRRFVGHQAGPSAKSSQTGDSSLLSLEQLLKTENLAEAKASEEDKLKAMMYQSSLCYYSSSEAMTLLGLLPPNYVCFHCGIPGHHIRHCPSKGGSSSASHKRIRRSTGIPRSFLLEVDDPNRKGVMMDGSGKYVIPIIDAEAYAAEKKKRPSFSCQTKPLSSSSSAGAASSVQDARGKRSRSPSSPETHGDQKRPRH